The Collimonas fungivorans Ter331 genome has a segment encoding these proteins:
- a CDS encoding peptidylprolyl isomerase, which translates to MTFKPSRLLVVLFAAATLPVMAQNLAVVNGKAIPSSRADMMVKQLSAQGGQADTPELRNMVKDELINREVLIQEADKLGLGNNADVKAQADIARQSILIRALVADFVKKNPIKDADIQAEYDKFKAQAGDKEYHARHILVENEADAKSIITKLKAGGKFEDLAKQSKDPGSAANGGDLGWATPASFVKPFSDALVALKPGQLTETPIKTQFGYHVIKLEEVRAAKIPTLAEVKPQITEALQQKKLQAYQADLRAKAKVQ; encoded by the coding sequence ATGACATTTAAACCTTCACGTTTACTGGTGGTACTTTTTGCAGCTGCTACATTGCCTGTCATGGCACAAAACCTTGCAGTCGTGAATGGTAAGGCAATCCCTTCGTCGCGCGCCGACATGATGGTCAAGCAATTGTCCGCACAAGGCGGCCAGGCCGACACCCCGGAACTGCGCAACATGGTCAAGGACGAACTGATCAATCGTGAAGTGCTGATCCAGGAAGCCGACAAGCTCGGCCTGGGCAATAACGCCGACGTCAAGGCGCAAGCCGACATCGCCCGCCAGTCGATCCTGATCCGCGCCCTGGTTGCCGACTTCGTCAAGAAGAACCCGATCAAGGATGCCGACATCCAGGCTGAATACGACAAGTTCAAGGCACAAGCCGGCGACAAGGAATATCACGCACGCCACATCCTGGTCGAAAACGAAGCCGATGCGAAATCCATCATCACCAAGCTGAAAGCCGGCGGCAAGTTTGAAGACCTGGCCAAGCAATCGAAAGATCCAGGTTCGGCAGCCAACGGCGGCGACCTCGGCTGGGCGACTCCAGCTTCTTTCGTCAAGCCTTTCTCCGACGCGCTGGTGGCTTTGAAGCCGGGTCAACTGACCGAAACGCCGATCAAGACCCAGTTCGGCTACCACGTGATCAAGCTGGAAGAAGTACGCGCAGCCAAGATCCCTACCCTGGCTGAAGTCAAACCGCAAATCACCGAAGCGCTGCAACAGAAGAAACTGCAAGCTTACCAGGCTGATCTGCGCGCCAAAGCCAAGGTGCAATAA
- a CDS encoding BolA family protein, producing MNPRLDTIRNKLTATLAPLQCIVEDESALHVGHAGAASGGGHYKVRIVCAVFEGQNRLNRHRLVYDCLADMMHTEIHALAITALAPSETKAA from the coding sequence ATGAACCCAAGGCTTGATACCATTCGTAACAAATTGACAGCAACACTTGCACCGTTGCAATGTATAGTTGAGGACGAATCGGCGCTGCATGTGGGACACGCCGGTGCGGCCTCAGGCGGCGGACACTATAAAGTACGGATAGTTTGCGCAGTTTTTGAAGGCCAAAACCGCTTAAATCGGCATAGGCTGGTGTATGATTGCTTGGCTGATATGATGCATACCGAAATCCATGCACTGGCTATCACTGCCTTGGCACCATCCGAAACTAAAGCTGCATAA
- the msrB gene encoding peptide-methionine (R)-S-oxide reductase MsrB — MSSKVIKTDAEWRSELEPMEYEVTRHAATERAFTGKFWDHHEHGVYTCVCCNTPLFESDAKFDSGCGWPSYFKAINPDNVEERVDRSHGMMRTEILCKVCDAHLGHVFPDGPPPTGLRYCINSASLRFDPAG; from the coding sequence ATGAGCAGCAAAGTCATCAAAACCGACGCCGAATGGCGCAGCGAGCTGGAACCGATGGAATACGAGGTGACCCGCCACGCCGCCACCGAACGGGCGTTCACCGGCAAGTTCTGGGATCATCACGAACATGGCGTATACACCTGCGTGTGCTGCAACACGCCCTTGTTCGAATCGGACGCCAAATTCGATTCCGGCTGCGGCTGGCCGAGCTATTTCAAGGCAATCAATCCCGACAACGTCGAAGAGCGCGTTGACCGCAGCCATGGCATGATGCGCACTGAAATTTTATGCAAGGTGTGCGACGCCCATCTCGGCCATGTATTCCCGGACGGACCGCCGCCCACCGGCCTGCGCTACTGCATCAATTCGGCATCGCTGCGTTTTGATCCGGCCGGCTGA